From the Sphingomonas aliaeris genome, one window contains:
- a CDS encoding chemotaxis protein CheA: MDDLLQEFIAETRETLEALSGEIVAWESDPSDRQRLDAIFRFVHTVKGSCGFLDLPRLARLSHAAEDVLAAVRDGSRAPDTKLVNAVLAIVDRIGEIVEAIDAGVSLADSGEDLLIAALDEGSDSVAVTAAPTSQRTSSRSVRLNVDLLDRMMSGMSDMVLARNELARRLRDDGADPAVEAALERLSLTVAEMRDTVTRTRMQKIDALFSALPRMVRDTAAELGKAVTLHIEGSDVELDREMIEMMRDPLVHMVRNSIDHGIEAPAGRAKAGKRENGQLTVAARQSGNQIIIEISDDGRGIDVDRLVEKVAARGRPMRELIALSDKAKLELIFEPGLSTKDEVTSISGRGVGMDVVRANIEQIGGRIEIDNAPGRGLRIAIHVPLTLSIMSTIGVGVGGQRFAISRQVIEEIVTLRGDAIRIDMLGDTPTATVRERRMPLVDLGGILTIERTDADALPMLVIVGVPGGSYALAVETVLDHEELVIKPAAPAVMAAGVYAGQTLPDSGLPMLLLDCAGISNVAGLEFKRQVGIDDVVAEPVAEQVSALLFDDLDGVRRLVPLSVIDRVEPVTADAFRFAAGRLRLTVEGRIIPLAAMAEIGEGRDVSVLRLRDGETEVAYAIAAALDIVTLPETIVPAREAGPVAGVAAMDGDQIEVLDVHWLFATHGDDMQNRVPPLCLLDGNESAWMTTFLKPALEGAGYRVATRLKAGEKAAVVLTMDDAVTHAAPVVRLRHDRSQAANDGSVYRYDRPGLLAALLQRTGTGQAGAIR, encoded by the coding sequence ATGGACGATCTGCTTCAGGAATTTATTGCCGAAACCCGGGAGACGCTCGAAGCGCTTTCCGGCGAGATCGTGGCATGGGAAAGCGATCCTTCCGATCGCCAGCGGCTGGATGCGATCTTCCGCTTCGTCCACACGGTGAAGGGAAGCTGCGGATTTCTGGACCTGCCCCGGCTCGCGCGGTTGAGCCATGCCGCCGAAGACGTGCTGGCGGCCGTGCGCGACGGATCGCGCGCGCCGGACACCAAGCTGGTCAATGCCGTCCTCGCGATCGTCGACCGGATCGGCGAGATCGTCGAGGCGATCGACGCTGGGGTTTCGCTGGCGGATTCGGGTGAGGATCTGCTGATCGCCGCGCTGGACGAAGGATCGGACTCCGTCGCTGTTACCGCCGCGCCGACCAGCCAGCGAACGTCTTCACGCAGTGTGCGGCTGAACGTGGATCTGCTCGACCGGATGATGTCGGGCATGTCGGACATGGTGCTGGCCCGCAACGAACTCGCGCGACGGTTGCGCGACGACGGTGCGGACCCGGCGGTGGAGGCGGCGCTGGAACGCCTGTCGCTGACCGTCGCCGAAATGCGCGACACGGTGACGCGGACCCGCATGCAGAAGATCGACGCGCTGTTTTCCGCGCTGCCCCGGATGGTGCGCGACACTGCCGCCGAACTGGGCAAGGCGGTCACGCTGCATATCGAGGGATCGGACGTCGAACTCGATCGCGAGATGATCGAGATGATGCGCGACCCCTTGGTCCATATGGTCCGCAATTCGATCGACCACGGGATCGAGGCGCCGGCCGGGCGGGCGAAGGCCGGCAAGCGCGAGAACGGCCAATTGACGGTCGCGGCGCGGCAGTCGGGCAACCAGATCATCATCGAGATTTCGGACGACGGTCGCGGCATCGACGTGGACCGGCTGGTCGAGAAGGTCGCCGCGCGCGGGCGTCCGATGCGGGAATTGATCGCGTTGAGCGACAAGGCCAAGCTGGAACTGATCTTCGAACCCGGCCTGTCGACCAAGGACGAGGTCACGTCGATTTCCGGACGCGGCGTCGGGATGGACGTGGTGCGCGCGAACATCGAGCAGATTGGCGGGCGGATCGAGATCGACAATGCGCCGGGGCGGGGGCTGCGTATCGCAATCCATGTACCACTGACGCTGTCGATCATGTCGACCATCGGCGTGGGTGTCGGAGGACAGCGTTTCGCCATTTCACGTCAGGTGATCGAAGAGATCGTCACGCTTCGCGGCGACGCGATCCGCATCGACATGCTGGGCGACACGCCGACCGCGACGGTGCGCGAACGCCGCATGCCGCTGGTCGATCTGGGCGGGATCCTGACGATCGAGCGAACCGATGCGGATGCGCTGCCGATGCTGGTGATCGTCGGCGTTCCGGGCGGCAGCTATGCGCTGGCAGTCGAGACGGTGCTGGATCATGAGGAACTGGTGATCAAGCCGGCCGCTCCGGCGGTGATGGCGGCGGGTGTCTATGCCGGGCAGACCCTGCCCGATAGCGGCCTGCCGATGTTGCTACTGGACTGTGCAGGCATATCCAACGTCGCGGGGCTGGAATTCAAGCGCCAGGTCGGCATCGACGACGTGGTTGCGGAGCCGGTGGCCGAGCAGGTTTCGGCGCTGCTGTTCGACGACCTGGACGGCGTGCGGCGGCTGGTCCCTCTGTCGGTGATCGACCGGGTCGAGCCCGTCACGGCCGATGCGTTCCGGTTTGCGGCGGGGCGGTTGCGACTGACCGTGGAGGGCCGCATCATCCCGCTCGCCGCGATGGCCGAAATCGGCGAGGGTCGCGACGTATCGGTGTTGCGCCTGCGCGATGGCGAGACGGAGGTCGCCTATGCGATCGCCGCCGCGCTGGACATCGTAACGCTGCCCGAAACGATCGTTCCGGCGCGCGAGGCGGGGCCGGTCGCCGGGGTGGCTGCGATGGATGGCGACCAGATTGAGGTGCTCGACGTGCATTGGCTGTTCGCGACGCATGGCGACGACATGCAAAATCGCGTGCCGCCTCTGTGCCTGCTGGACGGAAACGAATCCGCATGGATGACGACGTTCCTGAAGCCCGCGCTCGAAGGGGCGGGTTACCGTGTGGCGACGCGTCTGAAGGCCGGTGAAAAGGCTGCGGTGGTGCTGACGATGGACGACGCCGTGACGCATGCCGCACCGGTCGTCCGTCTGCGCCACGATCGGTCGCAGGCGGCGAATGACGGCAGCGTCTATCGTTACGATCGTCCGGGGCTGCTTGCGGCGCTGCTCCAACGCACCGGTACGGGCCAGGCGGGGGCAATCCGATGA
- a CDS encoding histidine phosphotransferase family protein: MTISPVDFASLLCSRLCHDLLSPVGALNNGLELLADEHDPEMRQRCLELLNESARASANKLKFFRLAFGAAGGFGEMVDSREARAAIEGLFGDNHRVKLGWLIEDSTLPKPAIKVLLNLALIAGDALIRGGQLDVGAESVGGAVEIVVRADGPRIVLDQEMRGALTGTNPEAVITPRAAAAYLVNALVKEGGGQVQVSEPGEPVLLFGASFQAG; the protein is encoded by the coding sequence ATGACCATCAGCCCGGTCGATTTCGCCAGCCTGCTCTGTTCGCGGTTGTGTCACGATCTGCTTTCCCCCGTGGGCGCGCTCAACAACGGGCTTGAATTGCTGGCGGACGAGCATGACCCCGAGATGCGCCAGCGGTGTCTGGAACTGCTGAACGAAAGCGCCCGCGCGTCGGCCAACAAGCTGAAATTCTTCCGGCTGGCCTTCGGTGCGGCGGGCGGATTTGGTGAGATGGTGGATTCGCGCGAGGCACGCGCCGCGATCGAGGGGCTGTTCGGCGACAACCACCGCGTCAAGCTCGGCTGGCTGATCGAGGACAGCACATTGCCCAAGCCCGCGATCAAGGTGTTGCTGAACCTTGCGCTGATTGCCGGCGACGCGCTGATCCGCGGCGGACAGTTGGATGTCGGTGCCGAAAGCGTCGGCGGAGCGGTGGAGATCGTCGTCCGCGCGGATGGCCCCCGTATCGTGCTGGATCAGGAGATGCGCGGCGCGTTGACCGGCACGAACCCGGAGGCGGTGATCACCCCGCGTGCCGCGGCGGCCTATCTGGTCAACGCGCTGGTCAAGGAAGGCGGCGGGCAGGTGCAGGTGTCCGAGCCGGGTGAACCCGTCCTGCTGTTCGGGGCGTCGTTCCAGGCGGGCTGA
- a CDS encoding M67 family metallopeptidase, translating into MRLEISSTLLARLLADAAASPQAEICGLLFGSDRMIEAAETCANVASEPARRFEIDPVALFAAHRRARGGGAAVIGCYHSHPSGDPVPSVIDAESAMGDGAVWIILGGGEALAWRSGERGVFEPVELVVV; encoded by the coding sequence ATGAGGTTAGAGATTTCAAGCACTCTGCTGGCGCGACTGCTAGCCGACGCGGCGGCGTCTCCACAGGCGGAGATATGCGGTCTGCTGTTCGGATCGGACCGAATGATCGAGGCGGCGGAAACTTGCGCGAACGTCGCTTCGGAACCCGCACGCCGGTTCGAGATCGATCCGGTGGCATTGTTCGCGGCGCATCGGCGGGCGCGGGGCGGGGGAGCGGCGGTGATCGGTTGTTATCATTCGCATCCGTCCGGCGATCCCGTGCCCTCTGTGATCGATGCGGAAAGCGCGATGGGGGATGGGGCGGTGTGGATCATTCTTGGCGGGGGCGAGGCTCTGGCATGGCGGAGTGGGGAGCGGGGGGTGTTCGAGCCGGTTGAGTTGGTGGTGGTTTGA
- a CDS encoding RluA family pseudouridine synthase, with the protein MLSHEPGVSIIAATISDTADGWRLDRALAEAVPTLSRERLKVLINSGAVSDAAGDLSRDPSRKAAAGAVFQVAVPDPTPAHNEPQDIALSIAYEDEHLIVIEKQAGLVVHPAAGNLDGTLVNALLHHCGGSLSGIGGVARPGIVHRIDKDTSGLMVAAKTDRAHEGLARQFHDHSIDRRYKAIVAGIPMPIAGKVDAPLARSATDRKKVAIVQGGKRAVTHFRTVQALHKAALVECRLETGRTHQVRVHMTSIGHPLLGDPVYGRTKQAHRLLLETLNFHRQALHAAHLGFIHPINSKALAFESEMPADMQELFSHLNV; encoded by the coding sequence ATCCTTAGCCATGAACCGGGGGTTTCCATCATCGCCGCAACGATTTCCGACACGGCCGACGGCTGGCGTCTGGATCGTGCTCTGGCGGAAGCGGTGCCTACCCTTTCACGCGAGCGGCTGAAGGTGCTGATCAACAGCGGTGCGGTCAGCGATGCCGCCGGGGACCTGTCGCGCGATCCGTCGCGCAAGGCGGCGGCAGGGGCCGTGTTCCAGGTTGCCGTGCCCGATCCAACGCCCGCGCATAACGAACCGCAGGATATCGCGCTGTCGATCGCGTATGAGGACGAGCACCTGATCGTCATCGAGAAGCAGGCCGGGTTGGTCGTCCATCCCGCCGCCGGCAATCTCGACGGCACCCTGGTCAACGCGTTGCTCCATCATTGCGGCGGCAGCCTGTCCGGGATCGGCGGCGTCGCGCGGCCCGGGATCGTCCACCGGATCGACAAGGACACGTCGGGGCTGATGGTCGCGGCGAAAACCGACCGCGCGCATGAGGGATTGGCCCGGCAGTTCCACGATCACAGCATCGACCGGCGCTACAAGGCGATCGTCGCGGGCATCCCGATGCCGATCGCGGGCAAGGTCGATGCCCCGCTTGCCCGGTCTGCGACTGATCGCAAGAAAGTCGCGATCGTTCAGGGCGGCAAGCGCGCGGTGACGCATTTCCGCACGGTTCAGGCGCTGCACAAAGCCGCTTTGGTCGAATGCCGGCTGGAGACGGGGCGCACGCACCAGGTTCGCGTGCACATGACATCGATCGGCCACCCCTTGCTGGGCGACCCGGTCTACGGTAGAACAAAACAGGCTCACCGCCTGCTTTTGGAAACCCTGAATTTCCACCGCCAGGCGTTGCATGCCGCCCATTTGGGGTTCATCCACCCTATCAATAGTAAGGCATTGGCGTTCGAAAGCGAAATGCCTGCCGACATGCAGGAACTGTTCAGCCACCTTAACGTATAG
- the rpoH gene encoding RNA polymerase sigma factor RpoH: MAKSNVPATVPALGGEASLNRYLSEIKKFPILAPEQEYMLAKRFEEHGDTDAAAQLVTSHLRLVAKIAMGYRGYGLPTSELISEGNIGLMQGVKKFEADRGFRLATYAMWWIRASIQEYILRSWSLVKMGTTAAQKKLFFNLRRMKSKLDAFEDGDLSPEHLTKIATDLGVTEAEVTSMNRRMAMGGDTSLNVPMREDGDGQWQDWLQDDAPLQDTVVAEAQEADVRHEMLTSAMDDLNEREQHILTERRLTDDPKTLEELSQVYGVSRERVRQIEVRAFEKLQKAMMRLAGDRRLLAAV, translated from the coding sequence ATGGCTAAAAGCAACGTGCCAGCCACGGTCCCCGCTCTTGGCGGGGAGGCAAGCCTCAACCGCTATCTGTCGGAAATCAAGAAATTCCCCATCCTCGCGCCCGAGCAGGAATATATGCTCGCGAAGCGCTTCGAGGAACATGGCGACACCGACGCCGCAGCGCAGCTGGTGACCTCGCACCTTCGCCTCGTGGCGAAGATCGCGATGGGCTATCGCGGCTACGGCCTGCCCACGTCGGAACTGATTTCCGAAGGTAATATCGGCCTCATGCAGGGCGTGAAGAAGTTCGAGGCCGATCGCGGCTTCCGGCTCGCGACCTATGCGATGTGGTGGATCCGCGCCTCGATCCAGGAATATATCCTGCGCTCGTGGAGCCTCGTGAAGATGGGCACGACCGCCGCGCAGAAGAAGCTGTTCTTCAACCTGCGCCGGATGAAGTCCAAGCTCGACGCGTTCGAGGATGGCGATCTGTCACCCGAGCATCTGACCAAGATCGCCACCGATCTCGGCGTGACCGAGGCGGAAGTGACTAGCATGAACCGTCGCATGGCGATGGGCGGGGACACCTCGCTCAACGTGCCGATGCGCGAGGATGGCGACGGCCAGTGGCAGGATTGGCTGCAGGACGACGCACCGTTGCAGGACACCGTGGTCGCGGAGGCGCAGGAAGCCGACGTTCGCCACGAAATGCTGACCAGCGCGATGGACGATTTGAACGAGCGCGAGCAGCACATCCTGACCGAGCGGCGCCTGACCGACGATCCCAAGACGCTCGAGGAACTGTCGCAAGTCTACGGCGTCAGCCGCGAGCGTGTCCGCCAGATCGAGGTACGGGCGTTCGAAAAGCTGCAAAAGGCGATGATGCGCCTGGCTGGCGACCGACGGCTTCTCGCCGCGGTTTGA
- the mtgA gene encoding monofunctional biosynthetic peptidoglycan transglycosylase, translating to MRRVIGWIVKATLWFALISVLLVLLFRFVPPPITFTMIGDLIGGNGVTKEWKPLSEIDPNMPRAAIAGEDARFCLHHGFDFTAIASAAARNARGGRIRGGSTISQQTAKNVFLIQGGGYARKALEAYFTVLIETLWGKRRIMEVYLNVAETGIGTYGVEAGSIRYFGHGADRMSPSEAGRLAAILPLPKKRAAKAPRGFTRRHGNSITRRVGVVRNGGLDACLR from the coding sequence GTGCGACGCGTCATCGGCTGGATCGTGAAAGCCACCTTGTGGTTCGCCCTCATCTCGGTGCTGCTCGTCCTGCTGTTCCGCTTCGTCCCGCCGCCGATCACCTTCACGATGATTGGGGATCTGATCGGCGGAAATGGCGTGACGAAGGAGTGGAAGCCGCTGTCGGAAATCGACCCCAACATGCCCCGCGCCGCGATTGCGGGTGAGGATGCACGCTTCTGCCTGCATCACGGGTTCGACTTCACCGCGATCGCCAGCGCCGCGGCCCGCAATGCGCGCGGCGGGCGTATCCGCGGCGGATCGACGATCAGTCAGCAGACGGCGAAGAACGTCTTCCTGATCCAGGGCGGCGGCTATGCCCGCAAAGCGCTGGAGGCGTATTTCACCGTCCTGATCGAGACGTTGTGGGGCAAGCGCCGCATCATGGAAGTCTATCTGAACGTCGCGGAAACCGGCATCGGCACCTACGGCGTGGAGGCGGGGTCGATCCGCTATTTCGGCCACGGCGCCGACCGTATGTCACCCAGCGAAGCCGGACGTCTTGCTGCAATCCTGCCGCTTCCTAAAAAACGCGCGGCAAAGGCTCCCCGCGGCTTCACGCGCCGTCATGGCAATTCCATCACGCGGCGCGTCGGTGTCGTGCGGAACGGCGGGCTGGACGCCTGCCTCCGATAA
- a CDS encoding CAP domain-containing protein has product MRALRLAVLAPIIALLPASAPGYPSAAEILGEINRLRTNPVGYARSLEDYRRLFDPRDQRLYTMPGETLPRLSIDGAAAVDEAITALRRQSPRIPLDVDSTLTRTARLLADDQAITGAIGHRTAQAPTPGDRSKAASGDIYLTEAVSYGFTSPEDVVRQLVIDDGVPGRGHRRTLFSPELRFAGVWCGPHARRAAMCAIDLSAWRGGRPTAE; this is encoded by the coding sequence ATGCGCGCCCTGCGTCTCGCCGTGCTGGCACCAATCATCGCCCTGTTGCCGGCGTCGGCGCCCGGCTATCCCTCGGCAGCCGAAATCCTCGGCGAAATCAATCGCCTGCGCACCAATCCCGTCGGATATGCCCGATCGTTGGAAGATTATCGCCGCCTGTTTGATCCTCGGGATCAGCGGCTCTACACGATGCCGGGCGAGACGCTCCCCCGCCTGTCGATCGACGGCGCGGCAGCGGTCGACGAGGCGATCACCGCGCTCCGCCGCCAATCGCCGCGAATCCCGCTGGACGTGGATTCGACGCTCACCCGCACCGCGCGCCTACTGGCGGACGATCAGGCGATCACGGGCGCGATCGGCCATCGCACCGCACAGGCACCGACACCGGGCGACCGATCGAAGGCCGCGAGCGGCGACATCTATCTCACGGAAGCAGTGAGTTACGGGTTCACCTCACCTGAAGACGTCGTCCGCCAACTCGTCATAGACGATGGCGTGCCCGGCCGCGGCCATCGCCGAACCCTGTTCTCGCCCGAACTGAGGTTCGCGGGCGTCTGGTGCGGCCCCCACGCCCGTCGCGCCGCGATGTGTGCGATCGATCTGTCCGCCTGGCGCGGCGGACGACCCACGGCGGAATGA
- a CDS encoding YbaB/EbfC family nucleoid-associated protein produces the protein MKSIEDIMAMAQNVQNELTKAQANLDTIEVEGASGGGLVKVTASAKGRIIGIAIDDSLIVPTEKQMLEDLIVAAFNDARAKADTASNEEMGKLTSGMPLPPGFKLPF, from the coding sequence GTGAAGAGCATCGAAGACATCATGGCGATGGCGCAGAACGTGCAGAACGAACTGACCAAGGCGCAGGCGAACCTCGACACGATTGAGGTCGAGGGTGCGTCGGGTGGCGGTCTGGTGAAGGTGACCGCGTCCGCCAAGGGCCGGATCATCGGCATCGCGATCGACGATTCACTGATCGTCCCGACCGAGAAGCAAATGCTGGAAGATCTGATCGTCGCGGCGTTCAACGACGCGCGGGCCAAGGCGGACACGGCGTCGAACGAGGAAATGGGCAAGCTGACGAGCGGAATGCCGCTGCCACCGGGCTTCAAGCTGCCGTTTTGA
- a CDS encoding DNA polymerase III subunit gamma/tau, whose amino-acid sequence MSDSFDLPAFDLGEPVQPQKAEAYRVLARKYRPQTFAELIGQDAMVTTLGNAIKRGRLAHAFLLTGVRGVGKTSTARLIAKALNCIGPDGEGGPTIDPCGVCEPCRAIAEGRHIDVIEMDAASHTGVDDVREIIDASRYAAVSARYKIYIIDEVHMLSKNAFNALLKTLEEPPAHVKFLFATTEVNKVPVTVLSRCQRFDLRRISAEQLAAHFAFVSQAEQVEAEPEALAMIARAAEGSARDGLSILDQAIAHAGIEGGGVKAAAVRDMLGLSDRGAVRDLLGLLLVGDGLGALAALRRQYDLGVDPQAVLRALLETVHKVTLVKLGSPPEAGQANEEREAQEGWATAMSFAALHRLWQLLLKGHDEVARAALPIEACEMALLRVVHASQMPDPGELARQLAAGGPVSIPAAAPAAATPSAPPAPAEAALPDTIEGIIGVLEANGEFGLAVKLERSASVIRIDPPEMVLSSLRPLPADMVRDLIVELKRCTGRAWKVTTEDAPGAPTIRERHLETKEAIRAEILASPVVKAAFDAFPDAVLPEEELDRLVAAKRSEKA is encoded by the coding sequence ATGTCCGACTCCTTCGATCTTCCCGCTTTCGATCTCGGCGAACCCGTTCAGCCGCAAAAAGCGGAGGCGTATCGCGTTCTTGCGCGCAAATACCGTCCGCAGACCTTTGCCGAACTGATCGGGCAAGATGCGATGGTCACCACGCTCGGCAATGCGATCAAGCGCGGGCGGCTGGCGCATGCGTTCCTGCTGACCGGCGTGCGCGGCGTGGGCAAGACGTCCACCGCGCGATTGATCGCCAAGGCGCTGAACTGCATCGGACCGGACGGCGAGGGCGGGCCGACGATCGATCCGTGCGGGGTGTGCGAACCGTGCCGTGCGATCGCCGAGGGCCGTCATATCGACGTAATCGAGATGGACGCCGCGAGCCATACCGGCGTCGACGACGTGCGCGAGATCATCGACGCGTCGCGCTATGCCGCCGTGTCCGCGCGCTACAAGATCTACATCATCGACGAAGTCCACATGCTGTCGAAGAACGCATTCAATGCGTTGCTGAAGACGCTGGAAGAGCCGCCCGCGCACGTGAAGTTCCTGTTCGCCACGACCGAGGTGAACAAGGTGCCCGTGACCGTACTATCGCGCTGCCAGCGGTTCGATCTGCGGCGCATTTCGGCGGAGCAACTGGCGGCGCATTTCGCGTTCGTATCGCAGGCCGAGCAGGTCGAGGCGGAACCCGAGGCGCTGGCGATGATCGCACGGGCGGCGGAAGGGTCCGCGCGGGACGGTCTGTCGATCCTGGATCAGGCGATCGCGCATGCGGGGATCGAGGGCGGCGGCGTCAAGGCGGCGGCGGTGCGCGACATGCTCGGCCTGTCGGACCGGGGTGCCGTGCGGGATCTGCTCGGACTGCTGCTGGTGGGTGACGGGCTGGGCGCACTGGCGGCGTTGCGGCGGCAATATGATCTGGGCGTCGATCCACAGGCGGTGTTGCGCGCGCTGCTGGAGACGGTGCACAAGGTAACGCTGGTGAAGCTGGGATCGCCACCGGAGGCCGGACAGGCGAACGAGGAGCGCGAGGCGCAGGAGGGGTGGGCGACCGCCATGTCCTTCGCCGCGCTTCACCGGCTGTGGCAGTTGCTGTTGAAGGGCCATGACGAGGTGGCGCGCGCCGCGCTGCCGATCGAGGCGTGCGAAATGGCGTTGCTGCGCGTCGTCCACGCATCGCAAATGCCCGATCCCGGCGAGTTGGCCCGGCAATTGGCGGCAGGCGGTCCCGTATCGATCCCCGCCGCTGCCCCGGCCGCCGCGACGCCATCCGCACCGCCCGCTCCGGCGGAAGCGGCACTGCCCGACACGATCGAGGGGATCATCGGCGTGCTGGAGGCGAATGGCGAATTCGGGCTGGCGGTGAAGCTGGAACGGAGCGCGAGCGTGATCCGCATCGATCCGCCGGAAATGGTGTTGAGTTCGCTGCGTCCGCTTCCCGCGGATATGGTCCGCGACCTGATCGTCGAATTGAAGCGGTGTACGGGACGCGCGTGGAAGGTGACGACGGAGGATGCGCCCGGCGCGCCGACGATCCGCGAACGGCATCTGGAGACTAAAGAGGCGATCCGCGCGGAAATTTTGGCGAGCCCCGTGGTCAAGGCGGCGTTCGATGCGTTTCCCGATGCGGTATTGCCCGAGGAAGAACTGGACCGGCTGGTAGCCGCCAAAAGGAGCGAAAAGGCGTGA
- a CDS encoding 2Fe-2S iron-sulfur cluster-binding protein, translating into MTLVRFIGADGNVREVRGAPGDRLLDLAQADGQPLEGTCEGQMACSTCHVIVAPEDFARLPKAVEDEEDILDLAMGATRTSRLACQIWLQADWTDFTVRIPGGARNMQGR; encoded by the coding sequence ATGACGCTTGTACGGTTTATCGGCGCGGACGGTAATGTTCGTGAGGTGCGCGGAGCACCGGGGGACCGGTTGCTGGACCTGGCGCAGGCAGATGGGCAACCGCTGGAAGGGACGTGCGAGGGACAGATGGCTTGTTCGACCTGCCACGTCATCGTCGCGCCCGAAGATTTCGCGCGCCTTCCCAAGGCGGTCGAGGATGAAGAGGATATCTTGGACTTGGCAATGGGCGCCACGCGAACGAGCCGGCTGGCATGTCAGATTTGGCTGCAGGCAGATTGGACCGACTTTACGGTACGGATTCCGGGCGGAGCGCGGAACATGCAAGGACGGTGA
- the serB gene encoding phosphoserine phosphatase SerB: MFIATLIAPGTLSGGDISDARDRLAEGGCVPGDVTWIDDGFAADIAFTEAPDVARRVLEGAFAGGDVIVQPTAGRAKALLVADMDSTMITVECIDELADYAGIKPQIAEITERAMRGELGFEAALDARVGLLEGLDEKAIDACLNERVVIMPGAAALVRTMKSRGALTVLVSGGFTRFAEPVAATIGFDRAIANVLLLSGGVLTGKVAKPIVGSHTKLETLLAATAERGLSAGDTLAVGDGANDLAMIERAGLGVAYRAKPVVAAAAAARVQHNDLTALLYAQGIKRADWVVG, translated from the coding sequence ATGTTCATTGCGACGCTGATAGCACCGGGGACGCTGTCCGGGGGCGATATTTCCGACGCCCGCGACCGGCTGGCCGAAGGCGGCTGCGTACCGGGGGACGTGACTTGGATCGATGACGGGTTCGCGGCGGACATCGCCTTCACCGAAGCGCCCGACGTGGCGCGTCGCGTGCTCGAAGGGGCATTCGCTGGTGGCGACGTCATCGTGCAGCCGACAGCCGGTCGCGCCAAGGCGCTGCTGGTCGCCGATATGGATTCGACGATGATCACGGTCGAATGCATCGACGAACTGGCCGATTATGCCGGGATCAAGCCGCAGATCGCGGAGATCACCGAACGCGCGATGCGCGGCGAACTGGGTTTCGAGGCGGCGCTGGATGCACGCGTCGGCTTGCTGGAAGGACTGGACGAGAAGGCGATCGACGCGTGCCTGAACGAGCGCGTCGTCATCATGCCGGGCGCGGCGGCGCTGGTGCGGACGATGAAGTCGCGCGGGGCGCTGACGGTATTGGTATCGGGCGGGTTTACGCGCTTTGCCGAGCCGGTGGCGGCAACGATCGGGTTCGATCGCGCGATCGCCAACGTGCTACTGCTGTCGGGCGGCGTGCTGACGGGGAAGGTCGCCAAGCCGATCGTGGGTTCGCACACGAAGCTGGAGACGTTGCTGGCGGCGACCGCCGAGCGCGGGTTGTCGGCGGGGGACACGCTGGCGGTCGGCGACGGGGCGAACGACCTGGCGATGATCGAGCGCGCCGGGCTGGGCGTCGCCTATCGGGCGAAGCCGGTCGTCGCGGCGGCGGCTGCGGCGCGCGTGCAGCATAACGATTTGACGGCGTTGCTATATGCGCAGGGGATCAAGCGGGCCGATTGGGTGGTGGGTTAG